A single genomic interval of Oncorhynchus tshawytscha isolate Ot180627B linkage group LG15, Otsh_v2.0, whole genome shotgun sequence harbors:
- the LOC112232725 gene encoding calpain-5-like, producing the protein MQRSQREEQNQNMPERVCWFQGQSYHKLKRACLQQGKLFKDPLFPPSALSLFYKRAPPPGLTWKRPRELCKDPRLFVDRISTWDLHQGSLGNCWMVAATSCLASEPSLWKKVIPDHVEQEWKPKRPDLYAGIFHFRFWRLGRWTDVVVDDLLPVSEDGTLLFCRSATPREFWSSLLEKAYAKLNGCYEALEGGNTAEALIDFTGGVSEPLCLDREALTLHPGQRRALFQILAKAHGCKALITCFIRPAEGERVESVLDCGLVRGHAYGITAVRKVRLGKRSLLPGRCSGTPRLGMVRMRNPWGTADFTGPWSQGSQQWKQVGRGEREKMGLIVRDVGEFWMEFEDFCRYFTDVVVCRLVERALLWPNTHWREVRCHGEWVPAPNTTGATPATLLPGRQASNLGNDTAKLGEVNQTPRGDRKEARLGKRRRSGGGEGGGGGGREKVAVAKKGGEKKTKRKEESVKKEGEVVGRWDKHMDKRSRCGGCINHKDTFLHNPQFMFEVQGKEDEVLICLQQEDRRIKRKDGGGANLPIGFEVLRVEVNRLSRVQRVVEQAASSVYMDSRSVALRVTLVPGRYALLPTTFQPRATGRFLLRLFSHSHLRLSELRQELPALSVWQCCLPQSSVVTTVHLRRACGLSQPKQTAPDVYAVICCEDDTIRTRVFKEDGNPEFNMRAIFYRRYPDAHISIKLWSRGLLWDTLLGGARLQTGDSERERSQGIDLQGGQSHSGYQGCIYVETSSSKCLTDL; encoded by the exons ATGCAGAGGAGCCAAAGAGAGGAGCAGAACCAGAA tATGCCAGAGAGAGTGTGTTGGTTCCAGGGGCAGAGTTACCACAAGCTGAAGAGGGCATGTCTGCAGCAGGGCAAGCTCTTCAAGGATCCCCTCTTTCCCCCATCCGCACTGTCACTCTTCTACAAACGAGCCCCACCCCCTGGACTCACATGGAAAAGACCACGG gaaCTGTGTAAGGACCCTCGTCTCTTTGTGGACAGGATCAGCACATGGGACCTGCACCAAGGCAGCTTAGGTAACTGCTGGATGGTGGCAGCCACTTCCTGTCTGGCCTCGGAGCCATCGctgtggaagaag GTGATTCCGGATCACGTGGAACAGGAGTGGAAGCCCAAGCGTCCGGACCTGTATGCCGGAATCTTCCACTTCCGCTTCTGGCGGCTTGGCCGCTGGACAGACGTGGTGGTGGACGACCTCCTTCCGGTCAGCGAGGACGGAACGCTGCTCTTCTGCCGCTCAGCCACGCCACGGGAGTTCTGGAGCAGCCTGTTGGAGAAGGCCTACGCCAA gTTGAATGGCTGCTATGAGGCATTAGAAGGCGGTAACACGGCGGAGGCCCTCATAGACTTCACAGGGGGGGTGTCGGAGCCCCTATGCCTGGACAGGGAGGCCCTCACCCTGCACCCCGGCCAGAGGAGGGCGCTGTTCCAGATCCTGGCCAAGGCCCACGGATGCAAAGCCCTCATCACCTGCTTCATACGG ccagcggagggagagagagtagagtcgGTGCTAGACTGTGGTCTGGTGCGGGGCCATGCCTACGGTATCACCGCAGTGAGGAAGGTGCGCCTGGGGAAGCGGTCACTGCTGCCTGGCCGTTGTAGCGGGACGCCCCGTCTCGGCATGGTGCGCATGAGGAACCCCTGGGGTACAGCCGACTTTACCGGGCCCTGGAGTCAGGG GTCTCAGCAGTGGAAGCAGGTTGGTCGTGGTGAGAGGGAGAAGATGGGCCTCATTGTCAGAGATGTGGGAGAGTTCTG GATGGAGTTTGAGGATTTCTGCCGCTACTTCACAGATGTGGTGGTGTGTCGTCTGGTAGAACGAGCCCTGCTGTGGCCCAACACCCACTGGAGAGAGGTTCGCTGCCATGGGGAGTGGGTCCCAGCCCCCAACACTACCGGGGCAACCCCCGCCACCCTCCTCCCCGGCCGCCAGGCATCCAACCTCGGGAATGACACAGCCAAGCTTGGGGAGGTGAACCAGACTCCGCGAGGGGACCGGAAGGAGGCAAGATTGGGGAAGAGACgaagaagtggaggaggagaaggaggaggcggtggagggagagagaaggtggcTGTAGCGAAGAAGGGGGGGGAGAAGAAgacaaagaggaaggaggagagtgtgaagaaggagggagaggtggttgGACGGTGGGATAAACACATGGATAAGAGGAGTAGGTGTGGAGGATGCATCAACCACAAAGACACCTTTCTACACAACCCCCAG TTCATGTTTGAGGTGCAGGGAAAGGAGGATGAGGTGTTGATCTGTCTGcagcaggaggacaggaggataaagaggaaggatggaggaggagcaAATCTGCCCATCGGCTTTGAGGTGCTGAGG GTGGAGGTGAACCGTCTAAGCCGTGTGCAGCGTGTGGTGGAGCAGGCTGCAAGCTCTGTGTACATGGACTCCCGTAGCGTTGCCCTGCGAGTGACCCTGGTCCCCGGCCGCTACGCCCTCCTCCCCACCACCTTTCAACCTAGGGCCACCGGACGCTTTCTGCTACGCCTCTTCTCACATTCACACCTCAGACTCAG tgagtTGAGACAGGAGTTGCCTGCTCTGTCAGTGTGGCAGTGTTGTCTCCCCCAGTCCAGTGTCGTGACCACCGTCCACCTGCGCCGAGCTTGCGGACTCAGCCAGCCCAAACAGACAG CACCAGATGTGTATGCTGTGATCTGCTGTGAAGACGACACCATAAGAACACGAGTGTTCAAGGAGGATGGAAATCCAGAGTTCAATATGAGGGCCATTTTCTACAGGAGATACCCAGATGCACACATCAGCATTAag ttgtgGAGCCGTGGTCTACTTTGGGACACTCTATTAGGAGGGGCTCGACTCCAGACCggcgacagcgagagagagcggagccAGGGGATTGACCTGCAGGGCGGCCAATCACATTCAGGATACCAGGGATGCATCTATGTGGAAACCTCATCCAGCAAATGCCTGACAGACTTGTGA